A genomic window from Bacteroidales bacterium includes:
- a CDS encoding TonB family protein codes for MENKKNKQANLEKSKSMFLTIGLITAFSLLTFAFNRQSEYVADVWGGTTVDPIEIGPPVTIPEPPKPEPTEPKAKKIITDLIQIVEKDTPIDTFDIVFPGPDKNIIIEEIPEPEDKSFIYVKKMPIFRGDLRKHIATHVVYPALARENNIQGTVYLRFVVTKTGAVGKVEILGGGSDILLQEAAIDVIKKLPDFEPGEQNGEKVKVWLSVPISFKLAKFLFEVLKNNM; via the coding sequence GACTATTGGTTTAATAACAGCATTTTCATTACTTACATTTGCCTTTAACCGGCAATCGGAATATGTTGCTGATGTTTGGGGAGGTACAACAGTTGATCCTATTGAAATTGGTCCTCCTGTTACAATACCGGAACCTCCGAAACCTGAACCGACAGAACCAAAAGCAAAAAAGATTATTACTGATCTTATTCAAATAGTTGAAAAAGATACACCAATTGACACATTTGATATAGTTTTTCCGGGACCGGATAAAAATATAATAATTGAAGAAATTCCTGAACCTGAAGATAAATCTTTTATATATGTGAAAAAGATGCCAATATTTCGCGGAGATTTGAGAAAACATATAGCAACTCATGTTGTATATCCGGCTCTTGCGAGAGAAAATAATATTCAAGGAACTGTATATTTACGATTTGTAGTAACAAAAACAGGCGCTGTAGGTAAAGTCGAAATCCTTGGTGGCGGGTCTGATATACTTTTGCAAGAAGCAGCAATTGATGTTATTAAAAAATTACCCGATTTTGAACCGGGTGAACAAAACGGCGAAAAGGTAAAAGTATGGTTATCCGTACCAATATCTTTTAAATTGGCTAAATTTCTTTTTGAGGTGCTGAAAAATAATATGTAA